From the Microcoleus sp. FACHB-672 genome, the window GGCAAGAGCAGTTGGGATTCAAGCAGGCACTCGTCCCCAGTTCAGGGTCACAAGACGCCAAAGCAGGGGAAAGTGCCATCCATCAGCCTTGCGAATCATCGGTGAGCTATCTGATGCCCCAGATGGTAAATATCCGGTGGTCGGCAGGCTATGTCTGGCAGATGATATCAGCCAACCAGAAATGGGAACTCTACACTCAGTCTCGCCGGTTATGGGCAGCCGGCCTATCTATCAAAGAACTGAATTTTACGTTCAGATTCTTCTTTGTAACGAACCATAAGGAATACTGAGGATGACGCAACGGAAGCGAGCGCTGATCACCGGCATTACAGGTCAAGACGGCTCCTATTTAAGCGAGTTGTTGCTGGAAAATGGGTATGAAGTTCACGGTATTATCCGGCGGACTTCCACGTTTAACACTGATCGGATTGACCACATTTATGTCGATCCTCACAACGAAAGCGCACGGTTATTTTTGCACTACGGTGATTTGACCGATGGCACAACTCTGCGGCGAATCTTAGAAGAAGTCCAACCTGTAGAAATTTACAATTTGGGTGCTCAATCCCATGTACGGGTGAGTTTTGACTCGCCGGAATACACGGTTGATACCGTGGGAATGGGAACACTGCGCCTGCTAGAGGCAATTCGAGACTATCAGCAGCGTACCGGCATTGAAGTGCGCTTCTATCAAGCCGGTTCCTCGGAAATGTATGGCAAAGTCCAAGAAATTCCTCAGAAGGAAACGACCCCGTTTTATCCAAGAAGTCCCTACGCCTGTGCCAAACTTTACGGCCACTGGCAAACGGTGAATTACCGGGAATCCTATGGACTGTTTGCGTGTAATGGCATCCTTTTTAACCACGAAAGTCCGCGTCGGGGCGAGACATTTGTAACGCGCAAAATCACACGGGCAATTGCTAGAATTGTTGCCGGCAAGCAGAAAAAAATCTTTCTGGGCAACCTAGATGCTAAGCGAGATTGGGGTTATGCAAAGGACTATGTTAAAGCCATGTGGCTAATGCTACAGCAAGAAGAACCCGATGATTATGTGATCGCAACCGGCGAAACTTACTCAGTCAAAGAGTTTCTTGATATTGCCTTTAAATACGTCAACTTAGACTGGCACGATTACGTAGAGTTTGATGAGCGATACCTGCGGCCAGCGGAAGTTGAATTGTTGATTGGAGATTCCACAAAAGCGCGGAAAAAATTAGGTTGGGAACCAACCGTCACTTTTGAAGAATTAGTGGGTTTGATGGTCAAAGCAGACTTAGAAGTGCTGGGTGTAATTTCGCCCAATGAAGATTTGGCCCAAGTTTTTAAGGATCACGCTTTTATCCGTCAAGAAGCGGGGGGTAGGTTTGATTAATTTTAGACTTTAAGTTGAGATTGAGATTTCTAAACCCAACTTAAAATCTAAAATCTAAAATTCCAAGACGCAGGCGGAAGGACGCAAAAATGACAACACTAGAGCTAAAAGACAAACGAATTCTGGTAACGGGGGGCGCTGGTTTCTTGGGCCGGCAAGTGATAGATCAGCTCGTCAAAGCCGGCGCTGACACCCAAAAAATTACAGTGCCGCGCTCACGTGAGTACGATTTGTGTTCAATGGATGCCTGTCAACGAGTTGTCCAACAGCAGGATATTATCGTTCACCTAGCGGCACACGTGGGTGGCATTGGTTTAAATCGGGAAAAACCGGCCCAATTATTTTACGACAACCTGATGATGGGCACTCAGCTCATTCATTCCGCCTATCAAGCCGGTGTCGAGAAATTTATCTGTGTTGGCACGATTTGTGCCTATCCTAAATTCACGCCAGTGCCTTTTAAAGAAGATGATCTTTGGAATGGCTATCCGGAAGAAACCAACGCGCCTTATGGAGTTGCAAAAAAAGCTTTATTAGTGCAACTCCAAGCTTATCGGCAACAGTACAACTTTAATGGTGTTTATCTGCTGCCGGTGAATTTATACGGGCCAGAAGATAACTTTGACCCTAGCAGTTCTCACGTCATTCCCGCCTTAATTCGTAAAGTTTACGAAGCCCAACAGCGAGGAGACAAACAACTGCCTGCGTGGGGAGACGGCACTCCCAGCCGCGAATTTTTGTATTCAACCGATGCAGCGCGGGGCATTGTCATGGCAACCCAAAAATACAACGATCCAGATCCAGTAAATTTGGGAACCGGCTATGAAATTACCATCCGCGATCTAGTAGAACTGATCTGCGAGTTGATGGAATTTAAGGGAGAAATTATTTGGGAAACTGATCAACCCAATGGTCAGCCACGTCGCTGCTTGGATACCGAACGAGCAAAGCAAGCTTTTGGTTTTACTGCCCAAGTTGAATTCAAAGAAGGGCTGAAAAATACCATTGATTGGTATCGCCAGCACGCTGCTTAAATCTAAGAAGCCTGTTTTCTCAAACAAAACAGGCTTTTTTATTCTTTCCCTTTCCAACGGATGGCGCTAATATCTCATCAGAAGCCAATAGAAAATTCACCTTAGAAATTAAGGTAAAAAAAAATCAGAGGGGTATCGTTAATCCGATGAAGATATTTTTTATTGCCCCTATCTTGGTAAAACGATATTTTTTTTCACATGCCCATCGCTTATTTATTCGGCTATCTCCTCAGTCTACTTTTTCCGGATTTATTATTACCATTCACAATTGCCGGCTACTGGTTCTCCTAGGTTTTGGGATTTATTTTCAGGCAAGTGAACCCAGCCGATACTTTTTTTGAAACCAAAAAAAATTTTCAAGAAAGATTGGTTGACAAGTTTGGCGACTTTAACGTTGTATACAATTGTGTTTGTCGTCTTGCTCAAACTTAATATCTTTAGTTTGCTAATAGAATTAGCTCTACCTTACTATTCCAACCCAAAAATTTTATAATAACCGGGTAATGAGTAGCACTGACTCCCAGCTAGATAAAGCAACATGGCGACGTGCGCTTTTGCAGCAACGGCAATCACTGCCGGCAGATATTTGGCAGCAAAAAAGTACGCAGCTTTGCAGCCACCTGCAATCCTCATCTCTGTTCGCTCAATCACAAACCATCCTGGCTTACTTCAGCTTTCGCCAAGAACCAGACCTCAGTCTTTTATTTAGTGATGATCACAGATGGGGATTTCCTCGATGTGCCGGCACATCTCTGTCTTGGCACCTCTGGAAGTCCGGAGAAGCCCTAGAAACCGGCAGTTATGGTCTGATTGAACCCAAGGCGGATTCCTCAATTTTGCAGCCGGCAGAAGTAGATTTAATTCTTGTCCCAGCCGTTGCCTGTGATCAGCAGGGATATCGCTTAGGCTATGGCGGTGGCTTTTACGACCGGCTCTTCAGTTCACCGGAGTGGGCATCCAAACCAACCCTCGGTATTGTGTTTGAATTTGCTTACTTGCCCCAGTTACCTGTCGATACTTGGGATCAAAAATTGCAGGGCGTTTGTACAGAAGTGGGGATAAAAATGATGCGATAAAATCCCCACTTTTTCAGGCCAATTCTTTGAACCTTGCGCGACGGACAATAGTCCGTCGCACTCCAACTACCTACTTTTGAGTGGTCTTTAGTCAGAAAAATAAAATTACTATAATATGGCATTGCATATATTTTTGCAACCCGGTTTTACTACTTTTTTCTATAAAAAACTGAGCAAATTTTCTTCCACCTTAAAATTCAAGGATCAGCTCTTTAAAGGAGATTAGTATTAAGACATTGAAAGTTTGTTTTAAAATTAAAAAGTCTGTTATTAGATTGCTAAAAAAAATCCATGCTTGATCGAAAAAATCAAAAATTAAACTTTAAACCTAAACGTCTAAATGGATCTGGGTGGAAATACCTTTGGATGTATGGGCTACTGACTGCGCTGGCATTTATTATGCTCGTGCCCCTGTTTTGGTTAATTAGTACGTCCTTGAAGTCGCCGGCAGAAAACATTTTCCAGTTTCCCCCGCAATTGCTGCCGGCTCAGCCGACATTACAGAACTTTGTCAAAGTTTGGCTGTCCGAACCTTTTGGCCAATATTTGTTCAATAGCACGTTGGTTGCCGGCTTGACAGTTGGGTTAAATCTGCTGTTTTGCTCTCTCGCTGCTTATCCTTTAGCACGACTAGATTTTCGAGGACGCGACTTAATTTTTACCGCTATCGTTTCCACCATCATGATTCCCTTCCAAATCGTGATGATTCCCCTGTATATCTTGACCGTAAAACTCCGCCTGATTAACACTTACCTGGGCATCATTTTTCCTTCCCTTGCTTCCGCCTTTGGCATTTTTCTATTACGGCAAGCTTTTATGGGTGTGCCTAAAGAATTAGAAGAAGCCGCCCGAATGGATGGCTGTTCTGAGTTGGGGATTTGGTGGCATATCATGCTACCTGCGATCCGACCGGCACTGGTGACACTGGCCATCTTTGTGTTTATCGGTTCTTGGAGCGACTTTTTATGGCCTTTAATTGTCTTAGATAAGCCTGAATACTATACCTTGCCTTTGGGAGTAGCAACCCTTGCCGGCACCACCTTTTCCTTAGATTGGCGGTTAATTGCTGCCGGTTCTGTGATTTCCATCTTGCCAGTGCTGTTTCTCTTTTTATTCGTACAGCGCTACATTGTTCCCACAGATGCCGGTAGTGGAGTTAAGGGTTAAATACCCGTTTTGCTTAGTGGAGATGCGTTGTGCCGCCGGTCAAATGTTTTTATTTAGCGGCCAAAACCGCTTTCGGATAAGCAATGCGTTTGTGATTGAACTGTAGCCAAACTTGCACAAAAATTTCAGCAATTTTTGGCATCTCTTCGCGAGTTAAACCGGAATCTTCCAGCTGGTTATCCTGCCAGCGGGCGCGAAGAATTTTATTGACCATATTCAAAGCTTCTTCTGGGGTAGCGTCCTTAAGAGATCGCAGCGCCGCCTCACAGGAATCTGCCAGCATGACAATTCCTGTTTCACGGGATTGGGGAATTGGGCCATCGTAGCGGAAATCCTCTTCCCTTACCGTTAAACTAGGGTCTTGGGCTGCTAGCTGCTGGGCTTGGTGATAAAAATAAGCAATGAGCATTGTTCCCTGGTGTTCTGGGATAAACGCTTTAATCGCCGTAGGCAGCCGGCACTTCCGAGCCATTACCAAGCCTTCAATGACGTGCTTTTTAATAATCTCCGCACTTTTCCACGGGTCATCAATGATATCGTGCTTGTTAGGGCCACCCATCTGATTTTCAATAAACCCTAATGGATCGTGCATTTTACCGATGTCGTGGTATAGTGTGCCGGTTCTCACTAACTCCACATTACAGCCGAGGGTTTTGGCGGCTGCTTCGGCCAGGGTGGCAACGAAGAGAGTGTGCTGGAATGTACCTGGAGCTTCCGAGGCTAAGCGTTTCAATAGAGGCCGGTTGGGACTAGCTAATTCAGCTAAGCGGATGGGGGTAACGAGGTCAAAGACGTGTTCCAGGTAAGGGCTAAGGCCGAGTGCCACAATACTCCAAGCCAAGCCGGCCAGACTTTGCAGGGCTGCCGCACCGACAACGGTATACCAAATCGAACCGACACTCGCACTAGCCATCAGCGTTAAGACCAGATAGACGGCTCCCTGAGTCAATCCGACAGCACCGCCCAACAGGGCGAGTTCTTCGCGTGAGCGTAATCTACCCGCGATCAAGCCACCGATCAAGCCACCGGCGGCACTAGCGATTAAATGAATTCCGTCAATTTCCAAGCCCACCGGCAGTACCCAACCCAGCAAAGCGACGACGGTTGTACCGACGGCTGAACCGTAGAAACTGCCTAGTAATAAACCAATCGCGGGCAAGCTTGTGTGAGGCACCTGCAAAGCCACTAACAGGGGCGTACTTAAGGTTAGCAGCAGTACCAAGATGTGATCGCGCCGGCGCAAACCTGGATGAAACCGCCGTTCTACCACCCATAAAACGCCGACGGCACCGGCTACTAGCCCGCCCAAGCTGATTAACCCCACCCAGTTCGGCTCTCGCTGACTTTTGCCGAAGTAATCGAGCAGCACAAAATCCGGCTGGCTAATCTGTTGACCGGCGTTGACAATCACTTCACCCCGATCAATGGTAACAATGACGGGTTCTACCTCAGAAGCAGCTTGCTCTGCCCGTAACCTAGTACGTTCCGCATCCCTGATTAAGTTGGGCCGTAAAACTGCCAGTAATATATCTGTCGAGAGCGACTCTGCCTCGGCTGGCACGGCTGTTCTAACTTGAATGCTTACCGCGTGCTTTAAAATGCCATCCGGTAGCCCAGGAGAAATCCCTTGAGCCAGAAGCCGCTCTGCCGCTTGATAAATACCCACTAACATTTTTTGCCAATCGGCTTCAGACATGGCAAACAGCTCAGCATCGTATCGGTTAGCCAGTCCCGTCACCGACGGTTCAGAAAGAGCCGCGACAGCCATCATATAACGCCGGCGGGCTTGAGTAATGGTCTCTAACAGGGTGGAAAAACTTTCATCTGAGGCCGTTTGCCGATAGGCTTGAAGTTCAGCAATGGCTTGCTGGCCTGCCACATTTAACGGAGGGCGGATCTGTTTGATGACGCCGCTATAAGGATCTTGACGGGCAAGCCGGCGCAGCGCTTCCAATGATTCCTCTAAGGGTTTCCTCGCATTGGGCGGCAAGGGGTTGCTACTGGGCTTTTTGCTATCCTTTGGGTCTTTTTGATCTTTGAGCGCAGCTAAAACCGAGCGCCAGTCGGCTTCCCTCGCTTGACGCAAGTACAACTGCGTCTCAGCTGACAAGCTGGAAGTCTCTGTGAAGGGTACTACACCAGCCATGCGTCGGAGTTCGTTACCTTGTTCGATGGCGCGTCTCAGGTCGTTGTATATCTGCTGGTTAACTGCGTTATCGATTTTTAATATGGGTACAGAGCCTATTCGGGCGGCTTTTCGGTTTTCTTCCGTGGTTTTGCTGTCCTCCACCTTCGCCGCTGTAGGCGCAACGATCGTGTAGGGAGCCTTCGTGCCAACATCCAGTTTTGGCTTATTGTAGAAGCGGTGACCGATAGAGCCGGTGAGGCACACCACTGCCAGCACCAGCGAAATAGGCGTGTGCGCTCTGTAGTTTTGGCTTTGTGAAACTATTGAGCGCTTTTGGTATACAGCAGGTTGATTGGACGACACGGAGGGCAAAAAGCGAGATAAGGATTTGTGGGTTGACTTGGGTGATGTGCTGCCGGCAGCTTCAGCTAAGCTCTTTGTCAGGACTTTTGCTAAAAGCCCTCGCCGCCACTGGGCACTATAGCGAATGCGAAGTTGTTCAATCTGCCGCGTCAATGAAGAAAGCGTGTTCATCTGAACTCTCCGCGCGATACCCTGTTGCTGATGAGGGCTTGTTTGTGCCACACTCCTACTTTAACTAAGGAAGAATGTCGGTCAGTGAGTACCACGCTCATACAACTCATCTGTGTCTATTGTTGCCAGCCCGTAGAGGCACAAAATTCGCTGAAGGTGAGCGTTTATTCCCTGCTGGGCACAGCTTTAAACCTGGTTGTCTTGCAAACTCATTGCCACTATTTCCAACTTGACGAGCGGGCTGGCCAGAAACTTTATCGCAAGCATTATTATAAAACCGGACGTGCGCCACGCTCTTAAACCTACAGTGGCAACACTTGCTAACGGCTATAGTAAGCCCTTTTACATTAAATGCGTCTTGTTGTTTAAGAAAATCCCCCTTAAGGATGATTTCTATGCGGCAGGATCAGCCGATTATCGCTCTGCTATTACCGGATCAATAGGGGTGCGTCTGAAAAAGAAGGCGGCAGTTATTTTGTTTAGGCTGGGCGCTTGCTTCAACATGAACGGTTTCCCTGTTGAAGGCGGCCTGGATCTAGCTCGCTCAAAATTTTTGCCTCTACTCTATTTTACATAATTTGTCAACTATTTATTTTCAATCCCAACCCATTAACGAAGCCTCATGACTTGGGGCGCTGCAACCGCCCTCAAGCGGCCCGATTCAAGTGAAACGTCTGAAACCTCATAAACACCAGACCACGCAGCCACCAAGCGAGCTGCGAGCTGTAGAATCTCTGTCACCCCTACACCCCACAACCGGATATTAGAATCCATTTCCGGTTGGCTTGATTGTGTGCGCCATGCCACGGGTAAGCCGGCAGTGCTGTTGTAAGCTCCCGATAAAGCGCCGGTGATCGCGCAAGTGATTTGTG encodes:
- a CDS encoding GDP-L-fucose synthase family protein — encoded protein: MTTLELKDKRILVTGGAGFLGRQVIDQLVKAGADTQKITVPRSREYDLCSMDACQRVVQQQDIIVHLAAHVGGIGLNREKPAQLFYDNLMMGTQLIHSAYQAGVEKFICVGTICAYPKFTPVPFKEDDLWNGYPEETNAPYGVAKKALLVQLQAYRQQYNFNGVYLLPVNLYGPEDNFDPSSSHVIPALIRKVYEAQQRGDKQLPAWGDGTPSREFLYSTDAARGIVMATQKYNDPDPVNLGTGYEITIRDLVELICELMEFKGEIIWETDQPNGQPRRCLDTERAKQAFGFTAQVEFKEGLKNTIDWYRQHAA
- a CDS encoding 5-formyltetrahydrofolate cyclo-ligase; this translates as MSSTDSQLDKATWRRALLQQRQSLPADIWQQKSTQLCSHLQSSSLFAQSQTILAYFSFRQEPDLSLLFSDDHRWGFPRCAGTSLSWHLWKSGEALETGSYGLIEPKADSSILQPAEVDLILVPAVACDQQGYRLGYGGGFYDRLFSSPEWASKPTLGIVFEFAYLPQLPVDTWDQKLQGVCTEVGIKMMR
- a CDS encoding carbohydrate ABC transporter permease encodes the protein MYGLLTALAFIMLVPLFWLISTSLKSPAENIFQFPPQLLPAQPTLQNFVKVWLSEPFGQYLFNSTLVAGLTVGLNLLFCSLAAYPLARLDFRGRDLIFTAIVSTIMIPFQIVMIPLYILTVKLRLINTYLGIIFPSLASAFGIFLLRQAFMGVPKELEEAARMDGCSELGIWWHIMLPAIRPALVTLAIFVFIGSWSDFLWPLIVLDKPEYYTLPLGVATLAGTTFSLDWRLIAAGSVISILPVLFLFLFVQRYIVPTDAGSGVKG
- the gmd gene encoding GDP-mannose 4,6-dehydratase, coding for MTQRKRALITGITGQDGSYLSELLLENGYEVHGIIRRTSTFNTDRIDHIYVDPHNESARLFLHYGDLTDGTTLRRILEEVQPVEIYNLGAQSHVRVSFDSPEYTVDTVGMGTLRLLEAIRDYQQRTGIEVRFYQAGSSEMYGKVQEIPQKETTPFYPRSPYACAKLYGHWQTVNYRESYGLFACNGILFNHESPRRGETFVTRKITRAIARIVAGKQKKIFLGNLDAKRDWGYAKDYVKAMWLMLQQEEPDDYVIATGETYSVKEFLDIAFKYVNLDWHDYVEFDERYLRPAEVELLIGDSTKARKKLGWEPTVTFEELVGLMVKADLEVLGVISPNEDLAQVFKDHAFIRQEAGGRFD
- a CDS encoding HD family phosphohydrolase; protein product: MNTLSSLTRQIEQLRIRYSAQWRRGLLAKVLTKSLAEAAGSTSPKSTHKSLSRFLPSVSSNQPAVYQKRSIVSQSQNYRAHTPISLVLAVVCLTGSIGHRFYNKPKLDVGTKAPYTIVAPTAAKVEDSKTTEENRKAARIGSVPILKIDNAVNQQIYNDLRRAIEQGNELRRMAGVVPFTETSSLSAETQLYLRQAREADWRSVLAALKDQKDPKDSKKPSSNPLPPNARKPLEESLEALRRLARQDPYSGVIKQIRPPLNVAGQQAIAELQAYRQTASDESFSTLLETITQARRRYMMAVAALSEPSVTGLANRYDAELFAMSEADWQKMLVGIYQAAERLLAQGISPGLPDGILKHAVSIQVRTAVPAEAESLSTDILLAVLRPNLIRDAERTRLRAEQAASEVEPVIVTIDRGEVIVNAGQQISQPDFVLLDYFGKSQREPNWVGLISLGGLVAGAVGVLWVVERRFHPGLRRRDHILVLLLTLSTPLLVALQVPHTSLPAIGLLLGSFYGSAVGTTVVALLGWVLPVGLEIDGIHLIASAAGGLIGGLIAGRLRSREELALLGGAVGLTQGAVYLVLTLMASASVGSIWYTVVGAAALQSLAGLAWSIVALGLSPYLEHVFDLVTPIRLAELASPNRPLLKRLASEAPGTFQHTLFVATLAEAAAKTLGCNVELVRTGTLYHDIGKMHDPLGFIENQMGGPNKHDIIDDPWKSAEIIKKHVIEGLVMARKCRLPTAIKAFIPEHQGTMLIAYFYHQAQQLAAQDPSLTVREEDFRYDGPIPQSRETGIVMLADSCEAALRSLKDATPEEALNMVNKILRARWQDNQLEDSGLTREEMPKIAEIFVQVWLQFNHKRIAYPKAVLAAK